The Glycine soja cultivar W05 chromosome 6, ASM419377v2, whole genome shotgun sequence genome has a window encoding:
- the LOC114414504 gene encoding cysteine protease XCP2-like gives MAFSTSKALLVLACSFCLFASFTFGRDFSIVGYSSEDLKSMDKLIELFESWISRHGKIYQSIEEKLHRFEIFKDNLKHIDERNKVVSNYWLGLNEFADLSHQEFKNKYLGLKVDYSRRRESPEEFTYKDVELPKSVDWRKKGAVTQVKNQGSCGSCWAFSTVAAVEGINQIVTGNLTSLSEQELIDCDRTYNNGCNGGLMDYAFSFIVENDGLHKEEDYPYIMEEGTCEMAKEETEVVTISGYHDVPQNNEQSLLKALANQPLSVAIEASGRDFQFYSGGVFDGHCGSDLDHGVAAVGYGTAKGVDYITVKNSWGSKWGEKGYIRMRRNIGKPEGICGIYKMASYPTKKK, from the exons ATGGCTTTCTCCACCTCAAAGGCACTACTTGTCCTTGCCTGCTCCTTCTGCCTATTTGCATCTTTTACTTTTGGACGCGATTTCTCCATTGTGGGCTATTCATCGGAGGACTTAAAGTCCATGGATAAGCTCATTGAACTCTTTGAATCATGGATATCAAGACATGGCAAGATTTACCAAAGCATTGAGGAGAAGCTGCATAGGTTCGAGATTTTCAAGGACAACCTAAAGCACATAGATGAGAGAAACAAGGTGGTCAGCAACTACTGGCTTGGCTTGAATGAGTTTGCTGATTTGAGCCACCAAGAGTTCAAGAACAAATATCTGGGGCTTAAGGTGGACTACTCTAGAAGGAGAGAGTCCCCTGAAGAATTCACTTACAAAGATGTTGAATTGCCAAAGTCAGTGGATTGGAGAAAGAAAGGTGCTGTAACCCAAGTCAAGAACCAAGGTTCATGTG GTAGCTGCTGGGCATTTTCTACTGTTGCAGCAGTTGAGGGAATAAACCAGATTGTGACCGGAAATTTAACATCATTGTCTGAGCAAGAATTGATTGACTGTGACAGAACTTACAACAATGGTTGCAATGGGGGTCTCATGGACTATGCATTCTCCTTTATAGTAGAAAACGATGGACTCCATAAAGAGGAAGACTATCCTTACATTATGGAGGAAGGCACCTGCGAGATGGCAAAG GAAGAAACTGAAGTTGTGACTATTAGCGGGTACCATGACGTACCACAAAACAATGAACAGAGCCTATTGAAAGCACTTGCAAACCAACCCCTCAGTGTGGCCATAGAGGCTTCAGGCAGGGATTTCCAATTTTACAGTGGG GGTGTTTTCGATGGGCATTGCGGAAGTGACTTGGATCACGGTGTGGCAGCTGTTGGATACGGAACTGCAAAAGGGGTGGATTATATCACAGTGAAAAATTCATGGGGATCCAAGTGGGGAGAGAAAGGATACATAAGAATGAGGAGAAACATTGGAAAGCCCGAGGGAATCTGCGGAATCTATAAGATGGCCTCTTATCCCACTAAGAAGAAATAA
- the LOC114414505 gene encoding cysteine protease XCP2-like, producing MAFSSSKALVLIACSFCLFASLAFGRDFSIVGYSSEDLKSMDKLIELFESWMSRHGKIYENIEEKLLRFEIFKDNLKHIDERNKVVSNYWLGLNEFADLSHREFNNKYLGLKVDYSRRRESPEEFTYKDVELPKSVDWRKKGAVAPVKNQGSCGSCWAFSTVAAVEGINQIVTGNLTSLSEQELIDCDKTYNNGCNGGLMDYAFSFIVENGGLHKEEDYPYIMEEGTCEMTKEETQVVTISGYHDVPQNNEQSLLKALANQPLSVAIEASGRDFQFYSGGVFDGHCGSDLDHGVAAVGYGTAKGVDYITVKNSWGSKWGEKGYIRMRRNIGKPEGICGIYKMASYPTKKK from the exons ATGGCTTTCTCCTCCTCCAAGGCACTTGTCCTAATTGCATGCTCCTTCTGCCTATTTGCGTCTTTGGCTTTTGGACGTGATTTCTCCATTGTGGGCTATTCATCGGAGGACTTAAAATCCATGGATAAGCTCATCGAACTCTTCGAATCATGGATGTCAAGGCATGGCAAGATTTACGAGAACATTGAGGAGAAGCTTCTTAGGTTCGAGATTTTCAAGGATAACCTAAAGCACATAGATGAGAGAAACAAGGTGGTCAGCAACTACTGGCTTGGCTTGAATGAGTTTGCTGATTTGAGCCACCGAGAGTTCAATAACAAGTATCTGGGGCTTAAGGTGGACTACTCTAGAAGGAGAGAGTCCCCTGAAGAATTCACTTACAAAGATGTTGAGTTGCCTAAGTCAGTGGATTGGAGAAAGAAAGGTGCTGTAGCCCCAGTCAAGAACCAAGGTTCATGTG GTAGCTGCTGGGCATTTTCCACTGTTGCAGCAGTTGAGGGAATAAACCAGATAGTTACGGGAAATTTGACATCACTGTCTGAGCAAGAGCTGATTGACtgtgacaaaacatacaacaATGGTTGCAATGGGGGTCTCATGGACTATGCATTCTCCTTTATAGTGGAAAACGGCGGACTCCATAAAGAGGAAGACTATCCATACATTATGGAGGAAGGTACTTGCGAGATGACTAAG GAAGAAACCCAAGTTGTGACCATTAGCGGGTACCATGATGTGCCACAAAACAATGAACAGAGTCTTTTGAAGGCACTTGCAAACCAACCCCTCAGTGTAGCCATAGAGGCTTCGGGCAGGGATTTCCAATTTTACAGTGGG GGTGTTTTCGATGGGCATTGCGGAAGTGACTTGGATCACGGTGTGGCAGCTGTTGGATACGGAACTGCAAAAGGGGTGGATTATATCACAGTGAAAAATTCATGGGGATCCAAGTGGGGAGAGAAAGGATACATAAGAATGAGGAGAAACATTGGAAAGCCCGAGGGAATCTGCGGAATCTATAAGATGGCTTCTTATCCCACTAAGAAGAAATAA
- the LOC114414506 gene encoding protein CUP-SHAPED COTYLEDON 3-like gives MLAMEELLCELSDHERRNEQGLPPGFRFHPTDEELVTFYLASKVFNGTFSNVKFAEVDLNRCEPWELPDVAKMGEREWYLFSLRDRKYPTGLRTNRATGAGYWKATGKDKEVYSASSGTLLGMKKTLVFYKGRAPRGEKTKWVMHEYRLVLDAHFSLPHTHPSKEEWVICRIFHKSGEKRSPVLQVHGHSDASSSPRESALPPLLASPSCFTFDPESQSQSSSHSQRDFQSPVLIHHQDQNGHSHNPRLFPLEITNARNHPSSFSDLFFKPLQQNCTLKTNEQTILPKVTKTEDATFYDQYHQLLDDHNNMHWVNKLNQNPSNLLNTFPFEVDAGLMAFSGAANAQVRDISTSTPFNRVGLQQTLDSWPLAQHV, from the exons aTGTTGGCAATGGAAGAACTACTGTGTGAACTTAGTGATCATGAAAGGAGAAACGAGCAAGGTCTGCCACCGGGTTTCAGGTTTCACCCCACTGATGAAGAACTTGTAACCTTTTACTTGGCTTCAAAGGTCTTTAATGGCACCTTCTCTAACGTCAAGTTTGCTGAGGTTGACCTCAATAGATGTGAGCCTTGGGAACTTCCAG ATGTGGCAAAGATGGGGGAGAGAGAGTGGTATCTGTTCAGCTTGAGGGACAGAAAATACCCAACTGGGCTAAGAACAAACAGAGCAACCGGAGCTGGGTACTGGAAAGCCACTGGGAAGGACAAGGAAGTGTACAGTGCATCCAGTGGAACCCTACTTGGAATGAAGAAGACCCTTGTTTTCTACAAAGGCAGGGCCCCTCGTGGTGAAAAGACCAAATGGGTCATGCACGAGTACCGTTTGGTTTTGGATGCTCACTTTTCCCTTCCCCACACTCACCCCTCTAAG GAGGAGTGGGTTATATGCAGGATATTTCATAAATCTGGGGAAAAGAGAAGTCCAGTGCTCCAAGTCCATGGACATTCAGATGCTTCTTCGTCCCCAAGAGAAAGTGCTTTACCTCCATTACTTGCAAGCCCAAGTTGCTTTACATTTGATCCAGAATCTCAATCCCAAAGTTCATCTCATTCTCAGCGAGACTTCCAAAGCCCGGTTCTGATTCACCACCAAGACCAAAATGGCCACTCTCATAACCCTCGTCTTTTCCCATTAGAAATCACCAACGCCAGAAACCACCCATCATCATTTTCGGACCTATTCTTCAAGCCCCTCCAGCAGAATTGCACCCTGAAGACCAACGAACAAACTATTCTTCCAAAAGTAACCAAAACGGAGGACGCTACATTCTATGATCAATATCATCAATTACTAGATGACCATAATAACATGCACTGGGTGAACAAGTTGAATCAAAATCCAAGCAATTTACTCAACACTTTCCCTTTTGAGGTGGATGCTGGCTTGATGGCATTCTCAGGAGCTGCAAATGCTCAAGTTAGGGACATATCCACTTCAACACCCTTTAATAGGGTAGGCTTGCAGCAGACGCTAGATTCTTGGCCTCTGGCCCAGCATGTTtga